One genomic region from Xenopus laevis strain J_2021 chromosome 2L, Xenopus_laevis_v10.1, whole genome shotgun sequence encodes:
- the LOC121399774 gene encoding olfactory receptor 2M3-like, producing MSNRSANSEFIIIGFPGLQQKFHIPVSITMFLVYCVSLLANSSVIILILQKDQLHQPMYIIIRNLALSDLLFDTITLPKIIAKYWFGAGSISFYGCIFQLFCIHSLASLDSLVIMLMAIDRYVAICKPLRYHSIISNKLVSLLCFFFWVLAALIGSTVAVIAGQLPYCGPNRVKNFCCVYSAVTVLACVDVTLARWTFFTLAMCVLLLPLAFIILSYILIIRVIHSSTNNKNSWKAFYTCTTHLIVIGLYYIPRVFVYSTSQIPLILDADINVFLLCLYTFVPHLANPIIYCLRTKEITHIFELSFNNIVLLKSMQTSKNLQ from the coding sequence ATGTCTAATCGATCTGCCAACTCTGAGTTCATCATCATTGGATTTCCAGGTCTCCAACAGAAATTCCACATTCCGGTCTCCATTACAATGTTTCTTGTCTACTGTGTTTCACTGTTGGCCAATAGCTCTGTTATCATATTAATCCTTCAGAAAGACCAACTCCACCAACCAATGTACATTATAATCAGAAACCTCGCTCTCTCTGACCTTCTCTTTGACACAAtaacattaccgaaaatcattgCCAAATATTGGTTTGGAGCAGGTTCTATATCCTTCTATGGTtgcatcttccagctcttctgtaTCCATTCCCTTGCAAGTCTTGACTCCTTGGTCATTATGTTGATGGCTATTGATCGTTATGTTGCTATCTGCAAACCTCTCAGGTATCATTCCATAATCAGCAATAAACTGGTGTCTCTGCTCTGCTTCTTTTTCTGGGTCCTTGCTGCCCTAATTGGCTCTACTGTTGCAGTCATAGCTGGACAACTGCCTTACTGTGGGCCCAATCGTGTCAAGAACTTTTGCTGTGTCTATTCAGCAGTCACAGTGTTGGCGTGTGTAGATGTTACATTGGCAAGATGGACATTTTTTACTCTTGCGATGTGCGTGCTCCTCCTGCCACTGGCCTTTATTATACtctcatatattttaataatcagAGTTATACACTCATCAACTAACAATAAAAATTCATGGAAGGCATTTTACACCTGTACCACTCATTTAATAGTCATTGGCTTGTATTATATCCCCAGGGTGTTTGTATATAGTACAAGTCAAATCCCTTTGATCCTTGATGCTGATATCAATGTCTTCCTCCTTTGTCTCTACACATTTGTTCCCCATTTAGCCAACCCCATTATATATTGTCTTAGAACCAAAGAAATTACACATATTTTTGAACTAAGTTTCAACAATATAGTTCTTTTGAAAAGTATGCAGACATCAAAAAACCTGCAGTGA